From Geomonas agri, one genomic window encodes:
- a CDS encoding InlB B-repeat-containing protein: MDIARCRWYGKTADWPRLLLNLLILTLCAVTLTAQPALAQNFTYQAEMGSMRYGHSVTLLPSGKVLIAGGYNDTSCLNSADIYDPKTGAISKARPMLFPRKDHSATLMANGKVLIVGGRNGLETVNAAEIFDPATGVFNKTKGTPLDRIGHSSTLLPSGKVLISGGTTGNAPATTAEIYDPKTDSFVALPSKSAPRINQNAILLQNGKVLITGGLQDDVYVATAEIFDPTTGKFAVTGSMTTPRSAHSATLLADGKVLIVGGRNGANILQTAEVFDPATGSFTAVSALSSGRSDCTSTLLPNGTVLVAGGRDEKGYLNSAEVFDPASAAFVPTVNMTSVRDVHSAILLQNGTVLITGGWNGLSAASSAEIFNPELPKKTYKLLLNMVGNDDVTVGFSPGEKCSGTCNQWFPAGTMVNLSPVLSENSQFLGWSGCDSTSGTVCSVAMNDNRLVKLKSTGVTASGSANQVAITATAGPHGTISPAGITLVDRFGNLTYTITADTGYHIEDVLVDGSNDLGAIDTFTFTNVKESHTISATFALDGAFTITAGVADPATGSISPSGLVSVKTGNSQSFTATPAAGYAIQDLIVDNASVGAVTDYTFTDVTANHSITASFARSVFTITATAGPDGTITPEGPTSVTSGSNQSYTITAAANYQVKDVVVDGTSVGAVTSYTFSDVTANHTIAATFTPIVYTVTASAGANGSITPEGATGVKSGTDQSYTITPALNYKVADVVVDGVSAGAVTSYTFFSVNANHTIAATFTPIVYTITATEGPNGSVSPAGTTSVNSGTSRIYTITAAPNYKVADVVVDNVSVGAVTSYSFENITANHSIAATFTPIIYTITATAGANGSITPAGTTQVNSGSSQSYSISAAANYQVANVVADGVSLGPVATYSFANVTANHTIAATFAPIVYTITASAGPNGTVDPAGALGVNAGSDQSYTITAAANYTVADVLVDGASVGPVTSYSFTNISAGHTLSATFTPIVYTITATAGVNGTIDPAGASSVNSGTAKVYAILADAHYRIADVQVDGLSVGAVSSYSFENIAANHTIAATFTPIVYTVTASAGPNGTIDPVGPREVNSGTSAVYAITPLPNYKIADVVVDGKSVGATTSYTFSNITGDHTIAATFAPIIYTITAAADANGSVTPAGSTDVVSGSTHSYAITPSPNYKVANVLVDGSSVGAVTSYTFVNVASNHTISATFTPIMYQISASAGTNGSITPVGATSIASGSSITYTITPSTGSTATDSYKVAAVLVDGKSVGALRSYTFANVTADHTITAAFTPLEASLDYFVVTATAGFGGSISSAGDSVLYPHENSPVYSIAAAQGYDIAQVTVDGVAMGPITSYSFVDVTANHTITASFTIKTYEVIATAGANGNVTPAGTSEVPYGGSVTYTITPAAGYRIADVQLDGKSLGVVQSYTVSNVTANHSLTAAFVPITYRISASADANGSITPVGESVLNSGASITYTITPIGLYRIADVQVDGVSAGKLSSYTFTSVSADHTISASFEPLVAGVDYFAITASTTTSGGNITPAGTTNVLKGANSPVYTVTPDTGYVIVSIGDNGVQIARRPAAPYTYTFTNVLKAHTLTASFQLATFTLTPIATGNGTISPAYPVSPTYGSSYYFRFTPAAGYHIGDVVLDGTTSLGPVDGYNFTNITANHTIEAKFEANASITISASAGPNGSISPVGDSSVLSGSNVTYTMTPAPGYRVADVVVDGVSKGALTSYTFTKVSAVNHTIAVSFTLNVYTITAAAGANGAITPSGVTTNIAPGASLTYTFTPALGYKVASIVVDGSSKGAADSYTFTNIMADHTISVSFTQITYTITQSAGEGGVNYPNTTAYIGYGGNATYTIQPSPGYHVTDVLVDGVSVGAVSTYTFTNVTADHTIQSVFGLNPTVIITATAGDNGTISPAGAVSVVSGKSITFTFTPAAAYRVADVVVDNVSKGALNSYTFTNVSAQDHTITVSFTFDSYIISTTAGAGGSISPSANVTVAKGGDSPMYTVTPDLGYLIVSVGDNGKPLAKGPTAPYTYTFTNVTANHVLSATFRLQTFTITPIIGANGSMSPAYPLYPTYGASQYCTITANPGYHVKDVLVDGTSVGPVTSYNFTNITANHTIESIFEANPTVTVTASAGAGGTITPSGAVSVLTGTSPAFTFTPDSGYRIAAVTVDGNSVGTPSSYTFSKIAANHDIAVTFTENTYTINAVTEPNGTITPAGKTIVNGGESITYTITPDAGYKVLNVEVDGVFQGPLTSYTFSDINANHTIDPSFALIAP; the protein is encoded by the coding sequence ATGGATATTGCACGGTGTAGATGGTACGGCAAAACTGCCGACTGGCCTCGGCTTTTGCTCAATCTGTTGATTCTTACCCTATGCGCTGTCACTCTCACGGCACAACCGGCGCTGGCGCAAAACTTCACCTACCAGGCCGAGATGGGGTCGATGCGTTACGGCCACTCCGTCACGCTGCTGCCAAGCGGCAAGGTCTTGATCGCCGGTGGCTACAACGACACCTCGTGCCTCAACTCCGCCGACATCTACGACCCCAAGACCGGAGCTATTTCCAAGGCACGCCCTATGCTCTTTCCCCGCAAGGATCATTCCGCCACCCTCATGGCAAACGGAAAAGTCCTCATTGTCGGGGGACGCAATGGATTGGAGACAGTAAACGCTGCCGAAATATTTGATCCCGCCACCGGCGTCTTCAACAAGACCAAAGGAACACCCCTCGATCGTATCGGACACTCGAGCACCCTGCTCCCCTCCGGCAAGGTACTTATTTCGGGCGGCACCACGGGAAACGCACCGGCAACGACAGCCGAAATTTACGATCCCAAGACTGACTCCTTTGTCGCGCTTCCCTCCAAATCCGCGCCGCGGATTAACCAGAACGCAATCTTACTGCAAAATGGCAAGGTCCTGATCACCGGCGGCCTGCAAGACGACGTCTACGTCGCAACGGCAGAAATCTTCGACCCCACTACCGGTAAATTCGCAGTCACCGGTTCCATGACCACACCTCGCTCCGCCCACTCCGCCACGCTGCTCGCAGACGGCAAGGTACTGATCGTCGGCGGACGCAACGGGGCCAACATCTTGCAAACCGCGGAGGTCTTTGATCCCGCCACCGGCAGTTTCACCGCAGTCTCTGCACTGAGCTCAGGGCGCTCCGACTGCACCTCCACCCTTTTGCCCAACGGCACGGTCCTGGTTGCCGGGGGACGCGACGAGAAAGGCTACCTAAACAGTGCCGAGGTCTTCGACCCCGCCAGCGCGGCCTTTGTCCCCACGGTAAACATGACCTCGGTTCGCGACGTTCACTCGGCCATCCTTCTTCAGAACGGAACCGTCCTTATCACTGGCGGTTGGAACGGCCTTTCCGCAGCGAGTAGCGCAGAGATTTTCAACCCGGAGTTGCCGAAGAAAACCTACAAGCTCCTGCTGAATATGGTGGGAAATGATGACGTCACCGTCGGGTTCTCCCCCGGTGAGAAATGTTCAGGTACCTGCAACCAGTGGTTCCCCGCCGGCACTATGGTGAACCTCTCGCCGGTCCTTTCGGAAAACTCCCAGTTTCTGGGGTGGTCAGGGTGCGACTCCACGTCGGGGACCGTCTGCAGCGTGGCCATGAACGACAACCGGCTGGTCAAACTGAAGAGCACCGGTGTCACAGCATCCGGCAGTGCAAACCAGGTTGCCATTACCGCAACGGCTGGCCCCCACGGGACCATCTCCCCCGCGGGAATAACCTTGGTGGACCGATTCGGAAACTTGACCTACACCATCACTGCCGATACCGGCTACCACATTGAAGACGTGCTGGTAGACGGCAGTAACGATCTCGGGGCCATTGACACGTTCACCTTCACCAACGTCAAGGAATCCCATACCATCTCGGCGACCTTCGCCCTCGATGGCGCCTTCACCATAACTGCAGGAGTTGCTGACCCGGCCACCGGTTCCATCTCCCCTTCCGGACTAGTCTCGGTCAAGACCGGGAACAGCCAATCCTTCACCGCGACCCCGGCTGCCGGGTACGCCATTCAGGACCTTATCGTCGACAACGCATCGGTCGGTGCGGTCACGGACTACACTTTCACCGATGTGACGGCGAATCATAGCATCACCGCCTCCTTCGCCCGATCAGTTTTCACCATTACCGCAACGGCTGGACCCGACGGAACCATCACGCCGGAAGGGCCAACCAGTGTCACCAGCGGTTCAAACCAGAGCTACACCATCACCGCCGCCGCAAACTACCAGGTCAAGGACGTCGTCGTCGACGGCACCTCGGTGGGGGCGGTAACCTCGTACACCTTCAGCGACGTGACCGCGAACCACACCATCGCAGCCACCTTCACCCCTATTGTCTATACCGTGACGGCAAGCGCCGGCGCCAACGGGAGCATCACCCCCGAGGGGGCAACCGGGGTCAAAAGCGGCACTGACCAGAGCTACACCATCACCCCCGCTTTGAACTACAAGGTGGCTGACGTCGTCGTCGACGGCGTTTCCGCTGGGGCGGTGACAAGCTACACCTTCTTCAGTGTGAACGCAAACCACACCATCGCCGCCACCTTCACTCCCATCGTGTACACCATCACGGCCACTGAAGGCCCCAACGGGAGTGTCAGCCCAGCAGGAACGACGAGTGTCAACAGCGGCACGAGCCGGATATATACCATCACTGCCGCCCCCAACTACAAGGTGGCCGATGTCGTGGTTGACAACGTTTCGGTAGGTGCGGTAACAAGCTATAGCTTCGAAAACATCACCGCCAACCACTCGATTGCCGCAACGTTCACCCCCATCATCTACACCATCACGGCCACTGCTGGAGCCAACGGGAGCATCACCCCCGCCGGGACTACCCAAGTGAACAGCGGTAGCAGCCAGAGCTATTCCATTAGCGCCGCAGCCAACTACCAAGTGGCCAATGTGGTAGCGGACGGTGTATCCCTGGGGCCGGTGGCGACGTACAGCTTCGCCAACGTAACCGCTAACCACACCATTGCAGCCACCTTCGCCCCCATCGTGTACACCATCACGGCCAGCGCCGGGCCCAATGGAACGGTCGACCCCGCCGGGGCTTTGGGGGTCAACGCCGGTTCCGACCAAAGCTACACCATCACCGCCGCCGCCAACTACACGGTGGCCGACGTGCTCGTCGACGGGGCCTCGGTTGGGCCTGTTACGAGCTACAGCTTCACCAACATCAGTGCCGGCCACACGCTCAGCGCCACCTTTACCCCCATTGTCTACACGATCACGGCAACAGCTGGGGTAAACGGTACCATCGATCCGGCCGGAGCTAGCAGCGTAAACAGCGGCACCGCCAAGGTCTACGCCATCCTCGCCGATGCACACTACCGTATTGCCGATGTCCAGGTCGACGGACTTTCCGTAGGCGCGGTGTCAAGCTACAGTTTCGAAAACATCGCCGCCAACCACACCATTGCCGCAACCTTCACCCCCATCGTCTACACCGTAACGGCTAGCGCCGGCCCCAACGGCACCATCGACCCGGTGGGACCGAGGGAGGTGAACAGCGGTACCAGCGCGGTCTACGCCATCACGCCGCTCCCCAACTACAAGATCGCCGATGTCGTCGTCGATGGGAAGTCAGTGGGCGCCACCACGAGCTACACCTTCAGTAACATCACCGGCGATCACACCATCGCGGCGACCTTCGCCCCCATCATCTACACCATCACTGCCGCCGCGGACGCCAATGGCAGCGTGACCCCGGCGGGCTCCACCGATGTCGTCAGCGGCTCCACCCATAGCTACGCCATCACCCCGTCGCCGAACTACAAGGTAGCCAACGTCCTGGTGGACGGCTCTTCCGTCGGCGCCGTCACCAGCTACACCTTCGTCAACGTCGCGTCTAACCACACCATCTCCGCGACCTTCACGCCCATCATGTACCAGATCAGCGCCAGCGCCGGTACCAACGGGAGCATCACGCCCGTAGGGGCGACCAGCATAGCCAGTGGTTCCTCCATCACCTATACCATCACCCCCAGCACCGGCAGCACCGCGACCGACAGCTATAAGGTCGCCGCGGTCCTCGTCGACGGCAAGTCGGTGGGGGCGTTAAGAAGCTACACCTTCGCCAACGTCACAGCGGATCACACCATCACTGCCGCCTTCACTCCGCTGGAGGCGAGCCTCGACTACTTCGTCGTAACCGCCACTGCCGGCTTCGGAGGGAGCATCAGCTCCGCAGGTGACAGCGTGCTCTATCCCCACGAAAACAGCCCGGTTTACAGTATCGCAGCCGCCCAGGGATATGACATTGCCCAGGTCACCGTCGATGGTGTTGCCATGGGGCCGATAACGAGCTACAGCTTCGTCGACGTCACAGCCAACCACACCATCACCGCATCCTTCACCATCAAGACCTACGAAGTGATTGCGACAGCCGGGGCAAACGGAAACGTGACCCCCGCCGGCACCAGCGAGGTCCCCTACGGAGGCAGCGTCACCTATACCATCACCCCTGCTGCCGGCTACCGGATTGCTGATGTCCAGCTTGACGGCAAGTCACTCGGCGTTGTCCAGAGCTACACCGTCAGCAACGTTACGGCAAACCACTCCCTCACGGCGGCGTTCGTTCCGATAACCTACCGCATTTCAGCCTCTGCCGATGCGAACGGCAGCATCACCCCGGTAGGGGAGAGCGTACTGAACAGTGGCGCGAGCATAACGTACACCATTACCCCCATCGGCCTGTACCGGATCGCGGACGTGCAGGTGGACGGCGTCTCCGCCGGCAAGCTGTCAAGTTACACCTTTACCAGCGTCTCTGCTGACCACACCATCAGCGCCAGCTTCGAACCGCTGGTGGCCGGGGTTGACTACTTCGCCATCACCGCCAGCACGACCACCTCGGGCGGAAATATCACCCCCGCAGGGACCACCAATGTCCTCAAGGGAGCCAACAGCCCCGTCTATACGGTAACTCCGGATACCGGTTACGTCATTGTATCCATAGGGGACAACGGGGTACAGATCGCCAGGCGCCCTGCAGCGCCGTACACCTACACCTTCACCAACGTCCTTAAGGCGCACACGCTTACCGCGAGCTTCCAGCTCGCTACCTTCACCCTTACCCCCATTGCCACCGGCAATGGCACCATCTCGCCGGCGTACCCGGTTTCCCCGACCTACGGGTCGAGTTACTACTTCCGGTTCACGCCCGCCGCCGGATACCACATCGGCGACGTCGTGCTCGACGGCACCACCTCGCTTGGGCCGGTGGACGGATACAATTTCACCAATATCACCGCAAACCACACCATAGAGGCCAAGTTCGAAGCAAACGCCTCCATCACCATCTCCGCCAGCGCTGGGCCTAACGGCAGCATCAGCCCTGTAGGTGACAGCTCCGTGCTGAGCGGCAGCAACGTAACCTACACAATGACACCGGCGCCCGGGTACCGGGTAGCCGACGTGGTCGTCGATGGCGTCTCCAAAGGGGCCCTCACCAGCTACACCTTCACCAAGGTGTCCGCGGTCAACCACACCATCGCGGTCTCCTTCACGCTCAATGTCTACACCATCACTGCTGCCGCCGGCGCTAACGGGGCCATCACGCCTTCAGGCGTCACCACCAACATCGCCCCGGGTGCATCGCTCACCTACACCTTCACCCCTGCACTCGGGTACAAAGTGGCCAGCATCGTCGTCGACGGTTCATCTAAGGGAGCGGCCGATAGTTATACCTTCACTAACATCATGGCCGACCACACCATTAGTGTGAGCTTCACGCAGATCACCTACACCATCACCCAGTCCGCGGGCGAGGGGGGCGTGAACTATCCCAACACCACAGCCTACATCGGCTACGGCGGCAACGCGACGTACACCATTCAGCCAAGTCCCGGGTATCACGTGACCGATGTCCTGGTGGATGGCGTGTCGGTTGGCGCCGTGTCCACCTACACCTTCACGAACGTGACCGCTGACCATACCATCCAGTCCGTTTTCGGGCTGAACCCCACCGTAATCATCACCGCGACTGCCGGTGACAACGGCACCATTAGCCCTGCCGGAGCAGTGTCCGTCGTTTCCGGCAAGAGCATCACCTTCACCTTCACCCCTGCGGCAGCGTACCGCGTTGCCGACGTGGTGGTGGACAACGTCTCCAAGGGAGCGCTGAACAGCTACACCTTCACCAACGTCTCCGCTCAGGACCACACCATCACGGTTTCCTTCACCTTCGATTCCTACATCATCAGTACCACCGCCGGAGCAGGAGGGAGCATCTCTCCTTCCGCCAATGTCACCGTCGCCAAAGGGGGGGACAGCCCCATGTACACGGTAACCCCGGACCTCGGCTACCTGATCGTATCGGTCGGAGATAACGGGAAACCGTTGGCGAAGGGCCCCACCGCACCCTATACCTACACCTTCACCAACGTCACCGCGAACCACGTCCTGAGCGCCACGTTCAGGTTGCAAACCTTCACGATAACCCCGATCATCGGCGCCAACGGCTCGATGTCGCCGGCCTATCCGCTGTACCCCACCTACGGTGCCAGCCAGTACTGCACGATCACCGCGAACCCGGGGTACCACGTGAAGGATGTACTGGTCGACGGTACATCCGTGGGACCGGTGACGAGCTACAACTTCACCAACATCACCGCAAACCACACGATCGAGTCGATCTTTGAGGCGAATCCCACAGTCACGGTGACGGCAAGTGCCGGGGCAGGAGGGACTATCACCCCCTCCGGGGCCGTGAGCGTGCTTACCGGGACCAGCCCGGCCTTCACCTTCACGCCAGACAGCGGGTACCGCATCGCCGCTGTTACCGTGGACGGCAACTCCGTCGGGACTCCGTCCAGCTATACCTTCAGCAAGATCGCAGCAAACCATGACATTGCGGTAACCTTCACCGAGAACACCTATACTATCAACGCCGTCACGGAACCCAATGGCACCATTACCCCGGCCGGGAAAACCATTGTAAATGGCGGTGAAAGCATTACCTACACCATCACTCCAGACGCGGGGTACAAGGTGCTGAACGTGGAGGTGGACGGCGTTTTCCAAGGCCCGCTTACTTCCTACACCTTCAGCGACATTAACGCGAACCACACCATTGACCCGTCCTTTGCGTTGATAGCTCCCTAA
- a CDS encoding sigma-54-dependent transcriptional regulator, which translates to MPHTTNILAVDDEPVFRFLLERQLREIGYNVLTAADGLQALEVLEQQAVDLVLSDLIMPRLDGLQLIGMVQKLYPATPVIVITAHGSVESAVEAMRRGAYDYLEKPYNPDDLRITIRRALDYQRVVQENEQIKGLLTERYTFQSVVTVNPAMKQVLELASRVAAARQTTVAIYGESGSGKEVLARAIHFAGNGLPAEFVAVNCAAIPEHLMESELFGHVRGAFTGADRDREGKFSLARKGTILLDEIGDMPLSLQAKLLRVLQERVFEKIGSNTPIPVTCRVIVATNRSLADLVAAGRFREDLYHRINVFPLTIPPLCQRKDDIPILCGHILEQLRQHLGKPLPGISQQAMDLMLEYRWPGNVRELRNCLERAAILTDNEMIRPVHLGLTGAAPEAVQEAGGDTGGADASRVSYHLTLPVEELSLDALNEQILEITLERCGGNKSRASQLLKVNRKAFYRS; encoded by the coding sequence ATGCCTCACACCACCAACATACTTGCCGTCGATGACGAGCCCGTATTCCGCTTCCTGCTGGAGCGCCAACTGCGCGAGATCGGCTACAACGTACTGACCGCGGCCGACGGGCTACAGGCGCTGGAGGTCCTCGAGCAGCAGGCGGTCGACCTGGTGCTCTCGGACCTGATCATGCCCCGTTTGGACGGCCTGCAACTGATCGGTATGGTGCAGAAGCTCTATCCCGCGACGCCCGTCATCGTGATCACGGCGCACGGCAGCGTGGAGAGCGCCGTGGAGGCGATGCGGCGCGGTGCCTACGATTACCTGGAGAAGCCCTACAACCCGGACGACCTGCGCATCACCATCCGTCGTGCCCTGGATTACCAGCGCGTGGTGCAGGAGAACGAGCAGATCAAGGGGCTGTTGACCGAGCGCTACACCTTCCAGAGCGTCGTCACGGTGAACCCCGCCATGAAGCAGGTGCTGGAGCTGGCTTCTCGGGTCGCCGCGGCGCGGCAGACCACGGTGGCGATCTACGGCGAAAGCGGTTCGGGTAAGGAGGTGCTGGCGCGGGCGATCCACTTTGCCGGCAACGGGCTTCCTGCCGAGTTCGTTGCGGTCAACTGTGCCGCCATTCCCGAACACCTGATGGAGAGCGAGCTCTTCGGGCACGTGCGCGGCGCCTTCACCGGGGCCGACCGCGACCGTGAGGGGAAGTTCAGCCTGGCCAGGAAGGGGACCATCCTTTTGGACGAGATCGGGGACATGCCGCTCTCCCTGCAGGCTAAGCTGTTGCGGGTGCTCCAAGAGCGGGTCTTCGAGAAGATCGGCAGTAACACCCCCATTCCGGTCACCTGCCGCGTCATCGTCGCCACCAACCGCAGCTTGGCCGACCTGGTCGCGGCGGGGCGGTTCCGGGAGGACCTGTATCACCGGATCAACGTCTTCCCGCTGACCATCCCCCCTTTGTGCCAGAGAAAGGATGACATCCCGATCCTTTGTGGTCACATCCTGGAGCAGCTGCGCCAGCACCTGGGCAAGCCGCTGCCGGGGATCTCTCAGCAAGCCATGGACCTGATGCTGGAGTACCGCTGGCCGGGCAACGTTCGGGAGCTGCGCAACTGCCTGGAGCGGGCCGCCATCCTGACCGACAACGAGATGATCCGTCCCGTCCACCTGGGGCTTACCGGCGCCGCTCCGGAGGCGGTGCAGGAGGCAGGCGGAGATACGGGTGGCGCCGATGCGAGCCGCGTGAGCTATCATCTCACCCTTCCCGTCGAAGAGCTTTCTCTCGACGCATTGAACGAGCAGATCCTGGAAATCACCCTGGAGCGTTGCGGCGGCAACAAATCCAGGGCGTCTCAACTGCTTAAGGTTAACCGTAAGGCCTTTTACCGCAGCTGA